The following proteins come from a genomic window of Natrinema saccharevitans:
- a CDS encoding DUF7522 family protein, giving the protein MSPDVRRTEIDDDLATGIVSAARTSLGDTLRSVVYFTPSALEILYLRQGLYDATADAQPAKAQLVELERVGFAESPIRTAVTNQGAGSEIGPYEFTVRFHEDGFVVRVLQGDAGVLLTTDSMDVNAFEDAATAVRRLLRDA; this is encoded by the coding sequence ATGAGCCCCGACGTACGCAGAACGGAAATCGACGACGACCTGGCGACCGGTATCGTCAGCGCCGCCCGCACCAGCCTCGGCGACACTCTCAGGAGCGTCGTGTATTTCACGCCGTCGGCGCTCGAGATCCTGTACCTCCGTCAGGGGCTCTACGACGCAACGGCGGACGCTCAGCCGGCGAAGGCCCAGCTCGTCGAACTCGAGCGGGTCGGGTTCGCGGAGAGTCCGATCCGAACGGCGGTCACGAACCAGGGAGCTGGGTCGGAGATCGGGCCCTACGAGTTCACCGTCCGGTTCCACGAGGACGGCTTCGTCGTCAGAGTGTTGCAGGGCGACGCCGGAGTCCTCCTGACGACCGATAGCATGGACGTCAACGCGTTCGAAGACGCAGCCACCGCCGT